In the genome of Blastopirellula marina, one region contains:
- the tsaD gene encoding tRNA (adenosine(37)-N6)-threonylcarbamoyltransferase complex transferase subunit TsaD: protein MKILTIESTCDETAAAVITDELDVLSSVVASQDELHQRFAGVVPEIAARAHLERCLPVIHEAVRKADIELTDIDAVAVANMPGLAGSLLVGVTAAKTLAWLLDKPLIGINHLQGHIYACQVAFKKPIFPCIGLIISGGHSTIYHCRSAFDFEPLGGTIDDAAGESFDKVASMLGLPYPGGPALSKCALNGDPKAFAFPRPFLNDSSRLDFSFSGLKTAVRYEIAGAGAVDFKSLEIDDQRKADIAASFEQAVVDCLVGKTILAMQKSGIQRVCVGGGVAANRRFREALENRVAEEGGELLIAPMNLCTDNAVLGAIAIEKIKAGQVDDLSLDAVPGLIRS from the coding sequence ATGAAAATCCTGACGATCGAATCCACGTGTGATGAGACCGCTGCTGCTGTGATTACGGATGAACTTGACGTTCTCTCGTCGGTGGTCGCTTCCCAAGATGAACTTCACCAGCGGTTTGCAGGCGTCGTGCCTGAAATCGCTGCCCGAGCCCACCTCGAACGCTGTCTTCCGGTCATTCATGAGGCGGTCCGAAAGGCCGATATCGAGCTCACCGATATCGATGCGGTAGCGGTCGCGAATATGCCAGGACTAGCTGGCTCGCTTCTCGTCGGCGTCACCGCCGCCAAAACGCTTGCCTGGCTTCTCGACAAGCCACTGATCGGCATAAACCACTTGCAAGGACACATTTACGCCTGCCAGGTGGCCTTCAAGAAGCCGATCTTTCCTTGCATTGGGCTAATCATCAGCGGTGGGCACTCGACGATTTACCATTGCCGCAGTGCGTTCGATTTCGAACCTCTCGGCGGTACGATCGATGACGCGGCTGGAGAGTCTTTCGACAAGGTCGCGTCCATGCTGGGACTCCCCTACCCAGGCGGGCCAGCATTGTCGAAATGTGCGTTAAACGGCGACCCGAAGGCGTTCGCGTTCCCTCGCCCATTCCTGAACGATTCATCACGCCTTGATTTCAGCTTCAGCGGTCTTAAAACAGCTGTTCGTTACGAAATCGCCGGTGCGGGTGCGGTCGACTTTAAATCTTTAGAGATCGACGACCAGCGGAAAGCAGATATCGCAGCCAGCTTTGAGCAAGCCGTAGTCGATTGTCTGGTTGGTAAGACCATCCTGGCAATGCAGAAGTCGGGAATTCAGCGGGTATGCGTCGGGGGCGGTGTTGCAGCCAACCGACGGTTCCGTGAAGCACTCGAGAATCGAGTAGCCGAAGAGGGTGGCGAACTGTTAATCGCCCCAATGAATCTGTGCACCGACAATGCCGTACTAGGTGCTATTGCAATTGAAAAAATAAAAGCCGGGCAGGTCGATGATCTTTCGCTCGACGCCGTGCCCGGCTTGATTCGTTCTTAA
- a CDS encoding SLC13 family permease — MDLLEAAHPWIAIATTIGVFLTIQFVRRVPVDLLFLLALCFVTLTGVIDPKTAVAGFSSRAVIAISALLVVSAGLRKTGVLDWIGSKILGRATNERSALLRLTGPIVLSAAFVLNTALVAMMMPVIIDWCRQRNLSPSKLLLPLSYLTILGGVCTLIGTSTTLVVNEKLRDSVTEVEREIFQLEAKIATAQPDAKPALKGVLAQRQMILSKVQPMGFFEISYIGVPCALVGSLYMLLIGQRFLPGRRDIIEQLGDQKREYLIEMQVLPECPLINRTVEDAGLRNLHGLFLIEIDRDGDIITPVTPRDFIRSGDRLVFTGLVSTIVDLEKIPGLIPAADRTYEFHPQSRVQRHLTEVVLSPSSPLVGTTVRKANFRQLYNAAVVAVHRNGERLPNKIGNIILEVGDTLLLQTRSDFVTQHRNNRDFYLVSSVDNAEPRRHDRALLSGGLMIGLIVWLCLTSLLVTFGISGGWASPAIAATTVASLMILTRCLSPTEARSALDIQVIVTIAAALGLGNALWESGAAQMIAEALVRLVGTQPYMLLIVIYLMTVLFTETITNTAVAAILLPVAVAVAEQSGANPRPFIIAIAIGASMAFLTPIGYQTNLMVMGPGGYTPRDYLKSGIPLAILMAITAITLIPKIWTF; from the coding sequence ATGGACCTACTCGAAGCTGCCCATCCCTGGATTGCGATCGCTACAACGATTGGCGTATTTCTGACCATTCAATTCGTTCGACGCGTGCCCGTCGATCTCTTGTTCTTGCTCGCACTCTGTTTCGTTACCTTGACCGGAGTCATCGATCCCAAAACGGCCGTCGCAGGGTTCTCGAGTCGCGCGGTCATCGCGATCAGTGCATTGCTGGTAGTCTCAGCCGGACTTCGCAAGACGGGCGTCTTGGATTGGATTGGTTCAAAGATCCTCGGTCGGGCGACCAACGAACGATCCGCATTACTACGCTTGACGGGGCCAATCGTCCTCTCAGCGGCATTTGTTCTTAATACGGCATTAGTCGCTATGATGATGCCGGTGATCATCGACTGGTGCCGTCAACGCAACCTTTCTCCTTCCAAACTTCTGCTGCCGTTAAGCTATCTCACCATCCTCGGTGGCGTCTGCACGTTGATCGGTACAAGCACCACTCTGGTCGTCAACGAAAAGCTACGCGATAGTGTTACTGAGGTCGAACGTGAGATCTTTCAGTTGGAAGCCAAAATCGCAACTGCTCAGCCAGACGCCAAGCCAGCGCTAAAAGGTGTCCTGGCTCAGCGCCAGATGATTCTCTCGAAAGTCCAACCGATGGGTTTCTTCGAGATCAGCTACATCGGTGTGCCGTGCGCTTTGGTGGGCAGCTTGTATATGCTACTCATCGGACAACGGTTCCTCCCTGGCCGACGCGATATCATCGAACAACTTGGCGATCAGAAACGGGAATACCTGATCGAGATGCAGGTCTTACCGGAATGCCCGCTGATTAACCGGACCGTCGAAGATGCCGGCCTCCGAAATTTGCATGGTTTGTTTCTTATCGAAATCGATCGTGACGGCGATATCATTACGCCAGTAACGCCGCGCGACTTTATACGATCCGGAGATCGCTTGGTGTTTACCGGCCTGGTGAGCACCATCGTTGACTTGGAGAAGATTCCCGGCTTGATCCCTGCCGCCGATCGTACCTACGAGTTCCATCCGCAATCACGTGTCCAACGTCACTTAACGGAAGTCGTACTCTCGCCATCATCGCCACTGGTCGGAACAACCGTACGAAAGGCCAACTTTCGTCAACTTTATAACGCGGCAGTTGTTGCCGTGCATCGAAACGGCGAACGACTCCCAAACAAGATTGGTAACATCATTCTCGAAGTAGGCGACACGCTGCTTCTGCAAACTCGGAGCGATTTTGTGACACAGCATCGCAACAATCGCGATTTCTACTTGGTCAGCAGTGTCGATAACGCCGAACCGCGGCGACACGATCGGGCTTTATTATCGGGCGGCCTAATGATCGGCCTGATCGTTTGGCTCTGCCTTACATCGCTACTAGTAACTTTTGGAATCTCGGGCGGTTGGGCTAGTCCAGCCATCGCTGCTACGACGGTCGCGAGTCTCATGATTTTGACGCGTTGCTTGTCACCTACGGAAGCCAGGTCGGCTCTTGATATTCAGGTCATCGTCACAATTGCTGCCGCTCTCGGACTGGGGAATGCCCTCTGGGAAAGTGGAGCGGCGCAAATGATTGCTGAGGCACTTGTCCGTCTCGTCGGTACCCAGCCGTACATGTTGTTGATTGTGATCTACCTAATGACCGTGCTTTTCACGGAAACCATCACCAATACGGCCGTTGCTGCGATCCTTCTCCCAGTCGCCGTAGCCGTTGCCGAGCAAAGTGGCGCCAATCCGCGGCCCTTTATCATTGCCATCGCGATTGGGGCTTCGATGGCATTTCTAACACCGATCGGCTATCAAACAAACTTGATGGTGATGGGCCCTGGTGGTTACACGCCGCGTGATTATCTGAAGTCGGGTATTCCTTTGGCTATCCTCATGGCGATCACCGCGATCACGTTGATTCCAAAGATTTGGACCTTCTGA